From Geomonas agri, one genomic window encodes:
- a CDS encoding OmpA family protein, producing the protein MKKITGFICIMVLAVMALAATAHAGERAGAFSISPFVGGYIFDDKHQSWLTEDRLLGGLRLGYDWTDNFETELVGTYVKAENAGTDDEHGMYSYRLDLIWNFMPRSVFVPYLALGGGGTVIRYSGEDSHDGTVNGGAGLKIFLGDDVAIRADGRRIIDFQSRHLKDDIARNWEYSLGLTFVMGGRTEKIAPVSATAAEPGGTVAQTPPPAQPEAQAQPQAPPQPMATEPSPGHYKYCMTLHGEFDIDKAIVRQELRDQIAQVGNFMKKYPTTTAVIEGHTDNVGSYNHNMDLSQRRAQAVVDVLTEQYGIERSRLAAKGYGFTRPVADNATNEGKQKNRRIEAIIDCAFDVQQVTPPERLCMSLVVDFDPGKADIKPQYRDEIAKVADYMKRYNTTTAVIEGHTDNTGNAAQNMKLSQQRAQNVVDSLVKDFGIERSRLSARGFGATRPIAYNNTAEGRQQNRRINAIIDCVINK; encoded by the coding sequence ATGAAAAAGATCACCGGCTTTATCTGCATCATGGTCCTGGCCGTGATGGCGCTGGCCGCCACGGCGCATGCCGGAGAACGTGCGGGGGCGTTCTCCATCTCCCCCTTCGTCGGCGGTTACATCTTTGATGACAAACATCAGAGCTGGCTGACCGAAGACCGTCTCCTGGGCGGCTTGAGGCTCGGTTACGACTGGACCGACAACTTCGAGACGGAGCTGGTGGGCACCTACGTCAAGGCGGAAAACGCGGGCACCGATGACGAGCACGGCATGTATTCCTACCGCCTCGACCTGATCTGGAACTTCATGCCCAGGTCCGTCTTCGTCCCGTACCTCGCCCTGGGCGGTGGCGGGACTGTTATCAGGTACAGCGGGGAAGACTCCCATGACGGTACGGTCAACGGCGGCGCCGGCTTAAAGATCTTCCTGGGCGACGACGTTGCCATTAGGGCCGATGGCCGTCGTATCATCGACTTCCAGAGCAGGCACCTCAAGGATGACATCGCCAGAAACTGGGAATACAGCCTGGGGCTCACCTTCGTGATGGGTGGGCGCACCGAGAAGATTGCCCCTGTCTCGGCTACGGCAGCAGAACCGGGTGGCACCGTTGCCCAGACCCCGCCGCCGGCGCAGCCGGAAGCACAGGCCCAGCCGCAAGCACCGCCGCAACCGATGGCCACCGAACCCAGCCCCGGCCACTACAAGTACTGCATGACCCTGCACGGAGAGTTCGACATCGACAAGGCCATCGTGCGCCAGGAACTGCGCGACCAGATCGCCCAGGTCGGCAATTTCATGAAGAAGTATCCGACCACCACCGCCGTCATCGAGGGGCACACCGACAACGTCGGTTCCTACAACCACAACATGGATCTCTCCCAGCGACGCGCCCAGGCCGTGGTCGATGTGCTGACCGAGCAGTACGGCATCGAACGTTCCCGTCTCGCCGCCAAGGGCTACGGCTTCACCCGCCCCGTCGCCGACAACGCGACCAACGAAGGGAAGCAGAAGAACCGCCGCATCGAGGCCATCATCGACTGCGCCTTCGATGTGCAGCAGGTCACCCCGCCGGAGCGGCTCTGCATGTCCCTGGTGGTCGACTTCGACCCGGGCAAGGCTGACATCAAGCCGCAGTACCGCGACGAGATCGCCAAGGTGGCCGACTACATGAAGCGCTACAATACCACCACCGCAGTGATCGAAGGGCATACCGACAACACCGGCAACGCCGCCCAGAACATGAAGCTGTCCCAGCAGCGCGCCCAGAACGTAGTCGACTCCCTGGTCAAGGACTTCGGCATCGAGCGCTCCCGCCTCTCCGCCAGGGGCTTCGGGGCCACCCGTCCCATCGCCTACAACAACACCGCGGAAGGGCGGCAGCAAAACCGCAGGATCAACGCCATCATCGACTGCGTCATCAACAAGTAG
- a CDS encoding aldo/keto reductase: protein MHKRKLGQQGLEVSALGLGCRGLTYCYGSGDLTESIRVLRRAIELGITFWDTAEVYGPFCNEELLGRLLKEVPRQKLVLATKFAWRFGPHGRQIGLDSSPAQVRRSIDGSLKRLGTDYIDLYYQHRLDPAVPVEETVGALAELVREGKVRYIGLSEVGPGIVRRAHAVHPLSAVQSEYSLWERGVEDKLLPVLRELGIGFVAYSPMGRGFLAGKIRTPDDLEPCDWRRKNPRFLAENLRHNFTLVSMVNELACAHDATPAQVALAWLLRRGSDIVPIPGTRHLRYLEENAQAVGLKLCEDVWCSLDQSVCGFQVAGARSPEAALRFVDNSD from the coding sequence ATGCACAAACGCAAGCTTGGACAACAGGGGTTGGAGGTGTCGGCGCTGGGACTGGGGTGCCGGGGGTTGACCTACTGCTACGGCAGTGGCGACCTGACCGAGTCGATCCGGGTGCTGCGTCGCGCCATCGAACTGGGCATCACCTTCTGGGATACCGCCGAGGTCTACGGCCCCTTCTGTAACGAGGAACTGCTGGGGCGCCTGCTGAAGGAGGTCCCGCGCCAGAAGCTGGTGCTGGCCACCAAGTTCGCCTGGCGCTTCGGGCCCCACGGCCGGCAGATCGGGCTCGACAGCAGCCCGGCGCAGGTGCGCAGGTCAATCGACGGCTCCCTGAAGCGCCTGGGGACGGACTACATCGACCTCTACTACCAGCACCGCCTGGACCCCGCCGTCCCGGTCGAGGAGACGGTGGGCGCACTGGCGGAACTGGTGCGGGAGGGGAAGGTGCGCTACATCGGCCTCTCCGAAGTGGGCCCCGGCATCGTGCGCCGTGCCCACGCCGTGCACCCGCTCTCCGCTGTGCAGTCGGAATACTCGCTGTGGGAGCGGGGGGTGGAGGACAAGCTGTTACCGGTACTGCGCGAACTGGGCATCGGCTTCGTCGCCTACAGTCCGATGGGGCGGGGGTTCCTAGCCGGCAAGATCAGGACACCGGACGACCTGGAGCCCTGCGACTGGCGCCGCAAGAACCCGCGCTTTCTCGCCGAGAACCTGCGCCACAACTTCACCCTGGTCTCCATGGTCAACGAACTCGCCTGTGCCCACGACGCGACGCCGGCGCAGGTGGCGCTCGCCTGGCTGTTGCGTCGCGGCAGCGACATCGTTCCCATCCCCGGGACCAGGCACCTGCGCTACCTCGAGGAGAACGCGCAGGCCGTCGGGCTCAAGCTGTGCGAAGACGTCTGGTGCAGCCTGGACCAGTCGGTGTGCGGGTTCCAGGTGGCCGGGGCGCGTTCCCCCGAGGCGGCGCTGCGCTTCGTCGACAACTCCGACTAG
- the tkt gene encoding transketolase, whose translation MTTHPVTDPAADLDQLCINTLRFLSVDAIQKANSGHPGMPMGAAAMAYQLWTRFLKHNPADPSWFDRDRFVLSAGHGSMLLYSLLHLTGYDLPLEEIKRFRQWGSRTPGHPERGLTPGVEVSTGPLGQGLGNAVGMAMAEAHLAARFNRPGFRLIDHYSYVIAGDGDLMEGVASEAASLAGHLHLGKLICLYDDNRITLAASTSLSFSEERGARFAAFGWQVLVVEDGNDLAAIAAALEEARADSLRPSLIMVRTRIGFGSPGKQDSFEAHGSPLGADEVRRSKEHLGWPAEPEFLVPQPALERFRGALEQGGAAQRDWEALRARYAGEYPELARELDLAVTGELPQGWQEALPVFPPDDKGMATRAASGKVLNALAARLPQFFGGSADLNPSTVTALSGKGDFQSEAYQPEDRQGAVGGEWGPAGANVHFGVREHGMAAILNGMAAHGGTIPFGATFLTFSDYLRPSLRLAALSELKVIHVFTHDSIALGEDGPTHQPVEHLASLRAIPRLIVLRPCDANESAFAWRAALSVRNRPVALVLSRQAVPTLDRERFAPAQGVLQGGYVLADFEGDGTRLILVATGSEVALALKARLQLQEEGLAVRVVSLPSWELFDEQPAAYRETVLPREVPLRLAIEAGSPQGWHRYVGDAGIVLGVEGYGASAPGDKVLEEYGFTVENACRLARQMAAG comes from the coding sequence ATGACTACGCATCCCGTTACCGACCCCGCCGCCGACCTGGACCAGCTCTGCATCAACACCCTGCGTTTTCTGTCCGTAGATGCGATTCAAAAGGCCAACAGTGGCCACCCCGGCATGCCGATGGGGGCCGCTGCCATGGCGTACCAGCTCTGGACCCGGTTCCTGAAGCACAACCCGGCCGATCCCTCGTGGTTCGACCGGGACCGCTTCGTCCTCTCCGCCGGGCACGGTTCGATGCTTTTGTACTCCCTGTTGCACCTGACCGGTTACGACCTGCCGCTGGAGGAGATCAAGCGTTTCCGGCAGTGGGGGAGCCGGACGCCCGGGCACCCGGAGCGCGGCCTCACCCCCGGCGTCGAGGTGAGCACGGGACCCCTGGGACAGGGGCTGGGCAACGCGGTGGGCATGGCCATGGCGGAGGCGCACCTGGCCGCCCGCTTCAACCGCCCCGGCTTCCGCCTCATCGACCACTACAGCTACGTCATCGCCGGTGACGGCGACCTGATGGAGGGTGTGGCGTCCGAGGCCGCCTCCCTGGCGGGGCACCTGCACCTGGGCAAGCTGATCTGCCTCTACGACGACAACCGCATCACGCTGGCCGCCTCGACCTCCCTCTCCTTTTCCGAGGAGCGCGGTGCCCGGTTCGCCGCCTTCGGCTGGCAGGTGCTGGTGGTGGAGGATGGCAACGATCTCGCCGCCATCGCGGCCGCGCTCGAGGAGGCCCGGGCCGACTCCCTGCGCCCGTCGCTGATCATGGTGCGCACCCGCATCGGCTTCGGCTCGCCCGGCAAGCAGGACAGCTTCGAGGCGCACGGCTCCCCCCTGGGTGCGGACGAGGTGCGGCGCAGCAAAGAGCACCTCGGGTGGCCGGCCGAACCGGAATTTCTGGTGCCGCAGCCGGCGCTGGAGCGCTTCCGGGGGGCGTTGGAACAGGGGGGCGCTGCCCAGCGCGACTGGGAGGCACTGCGTGCCCGCTACGCTGGTGAGTACCCCGAGCTCGCCCGCGAGCTCGACCTCGCCGTCACCGGTGAACTCCCGCAAGGGTGGCAGGAGGCGCTCCCGGTCTTTCCCCCCGACGACAAGGGGATGGCGACCCGCGCCGCCTCTGGCAAAGTCCTGAACGCGCTGGCGGCGCGGCTGCCGCAGTTCTTCGGCGGCTCGGCCGACCTGAACCCCTCCACCGTCACCGCGCTCTCCGGCAAGGGTGACTTCCAAAGCGAGGCCTACCAACCCGAAGACCGCCAGGGTGCGGTGGGCGGGGAGTGGGGACCTGCCGGCGCCAACGTCCACTTCGGGGTGCGCGAACACGGCATGGCTGCGATCCTGAACGGCATGGCCGCCCACGGCGGCACCATTCCCTTCGGGGCCACCTTCCTCACCTTTTCCGACTACCTGCGCCCGTCGCTGCGCCTGGCCGCTCTGTCCGAACTGAAGGTGATTCACGTCTTCACCCACGACTCCATCGCCCTCGGCGAGGACGGCCCCACTCATCAGCCGGTGGAGCACCTCGCCTCGCTGCGGGCCATACCGCGCCTCATCGTGCTGCGCCCCTGCGACGCCAACGAAAGCGCCTTTGCCTGGCGCGCGGCGCTTTCCGTGAGGAACCGCCCGGTCGCGCTGGTCTTGTCGCGTCAGGCCGTCCCCACGCTGGACCGGGAACGCTTCGCACCGGCCCAGGGGGTGCTGCAGGGGGGGTACGTGCTGGCTGACTTCGAGGGGGACGGCACGCGCCTGATCCTGGTCGCCACCGGTTCCGAGGTCGCGCTGGCGCTCAAGGCGCGCCTGCAACTGCAGGAGGAGGGGCTCGCCGTGCGCGTGGTGTCGCTCCCCAGCTGGGAGCTCTTCGACGAGCAGCCCGCCGCCTACCGCGAGACGGTGCTGCCGCGGGAGG